In the Thalassoglobus sp. JC818 genome, one interval contains:
- a CDS encoding FHA domain-containing protein translates to MDTTEDRKVGATISVQIPGGAYITRNLKEGDVVSVGSDDLSELRLNGNGIAGTHCILTIEKGFVSLRDCYSPTGTFVNSQKVQQIEIDYDCDVQVGECVIALKVMNPRESMGPPPSPAPKSPPVLETLQSLSDQLSESDDFLDDEPSIDDFELEEDESTSDNTVAAAASAMEMTDLAIELQTLSAENEILRERLSQATSRKVEFEADPFQEEMIELLREEVLALQSQVSQLQSQDAETARAGQELLDETLPSREEVERLVQRLEALLDELSTKDEQLELLQSLLHTAEDANQAETEEREQLTQWLSEFEERFQERSVEWEAERKFLNEKVRLLEEQRNESLVARETTDSSIQVESLQRVIDSLRQQVSQVQDELDEVHSQNTELKQELTEARGSTTREEEIRLSRERAEIARMRHELEKRRQDLEPTPKASEEEESAAIKEADLKLREIREEFRETGRNGSSGATLSSRISKLWSRLNS, encoded by the coding sequence ATGGACACCACAGAAGATCGCAAAGTCGGAGCAACAATCTCCGTTCAGATTCCGGGTGGAGCCTACATCACTCGTAATCTCAAAGAAGGCGATGTCGTTTCCGTCGGTTCCGATGACTTGTCAGAACTCCGACTGAATGGAAACGGGATTGCTGGGACTCACTGTATTCTGACGATCGAGAAGGGATTCGTCAGTTTGCGTGATTGCTATTCCCCTACGGGAACGTTTGTTAACAGTCAGAAAGTTCAACAGATCGAAATTGACTATGACTGTGACGTTCAAGTCGGCGAATGTGTGATCGCGCTGAAAGTGATGAATCCGCGAGAGAGCATGGGACCTCCGCCGAGTCCTGCACCGAAGAGTCCTCCGGTGCTTGAGACTCTTCAATCGCTAAGTGATCAACTCTCTGAGTCTGATGATTTCCTCGACGATGAGCCATCGATTGATGACTTTGAATTGGAAGAGGATGAGTCTACGAGTGACAACACAGTCGCTGCGGCTGCTTCAGCGATGGAGATGACGGATCTAGCCATTGAGCTTCAGACTCTCTCTGCGGAGAACGAGATTCTCCGAGAGCGTCTCAGTCAGGCGACCTCCAGAAAGGTCGAATTCGAAGCTGATCCGTTTCAGGAAGAGATGATTGAATTGCTGCGGGAAGAAGTGTTGGCACTTCAATCTCAAGTCAGTCAATTGCAGTCGCAAGATGCTGAAACTGCTCGGGCAGGTCAGGAACTTCTCGACGAAACACTGCCATCTCGTGAAGAAGTTGAACGGCTTGTTCAGCGGCTAGAAGCACTGCTCGATGAGCTTTCCACAAAAGATGAGCAACTGGAACTGCTGCAATCACTGCTGCATACTGCTGAAGACGCGAATCAGGCGGAGACGGAAGAGCGTGAACAGCTCACGCAGTGGTTGTCGGAATTTGAAGAGAGGTTTCAGGAACGCTCGGTTGAGTGGGAGGCTGAACGAAAGTTCCTCAACGAGAAAGTTCGTCTGCTTGAAGAACAACGCAACGAGTCTCTCGTCGCGCGGGAGACCACTGATTCCTCGATTCAGGTGGAATCTTTACAGCGCGTGATCGATTCGCTTCGGCAACAAGTTTCGCAAGTCCAGGATGAACTCGATGAAGTTCACTCTCAGAACACTGAGTTGAAGCAAGAGCTGACCGAAGCTCGCGGTTCAACAACCCGCGAAGAAGAAATTCGACTCTCCCGGGAACGTGCCGAAATCGCCAGAATGCGGCATGAACTGGAAAAACGACGACAGGATCTGGAACCGACTCCGAAAGCGTCGGAAGAAGAAGAGTCTGCAGCGATTAAGGAAGCGGATCTCAAACTACGTGAGATTCGTGAGGAGTTCCGCGAGACCGGGCGCAACGGATCGAGCGGGGCCACTCTTTCAAGCAGGATCTCCAAGCTCTGGAGCCGCTTGAACTCTTGA